In Pseudomonas hamedanensis, a single window of DNA contains:
- the tssF gene encoding type VI secretion system baseplate subunit TssF: MSFNHYYQSELTALRQLGRRFAERSPALAPYLGQAGRDPDVERLLEGFAFLTGRLRQKLDDELPELSHSLMQLLWPNYMRPLPAFSILQFDPLKRSGPALLVERDTPIESKPIEDVRCRFRTCYPTEVLPLDLAALNYSVKGDGSLLSLRLEMSADGHLGELELSKLRLHFAGERYISQMLYLSLLRNLDGIELIPLDGAGKPIDGVSGKPMAFKIPGDRVKPVGFAEEEALIPYPLNTFRGYRYLQEYFAFQDKFLFVDVNGLDILKALPEDTLKQMRGLELRFDIRKSGIMRMRPTLDNVKLFCTPIVNLFEHDALPIRLDGKQDEYLLLPAEFDLENCGVFSVETVTGWKPGGLGYQEYVPFESFEHDPSFDVPNSRPHYSIRQRSSLLHDGLDTYLSFGIRHTEAHETLSIELMCTNQNLPKKLKLGDICMASEQTPEFLSFRNITPATPSFAPPLNRDFLWKLISNMSLNYLSLADVNALKVILETYDLPRYYDQHAEKVSKRLLGGLKHIKHHHVDRLHRGLPVRGLRTELTIDPEGYIGEGDLFVFASVLNEFFALYASLNSFHELRVKSTQGEVYQWTPRMGLQPLL; the protein is encoded by the coding sequence GTGTCCTTTAACCACTACTACCAAAGCGAACTCACCGCACTGCGCCAGCTCGGTCGCCGTTTCGCCGAGCGTAGTCCGGCGCTGGCGCCGTATCTGGGGCAGGCCGGGCGGGATCCGGATGTGGAGCGGTTGCTCGAAGGCTTTGCGTTTCTGACCGGGCGTTTGCGCCAGAAGCTCGATGACGAACTGCCGGAGCTCAGCCATTCGCTGATGCAGTTGCTGTGGCCGAACTACATGCGCCCGTTGCCGGCGTTCAGTATTTTGCAGTTCGATCCGCTCAAGCGTTCCGGGCCGGCGCTGCTGGTTGAGCGCGATACGCCGATCGAGAGCAAGCCGATCGAAGACGTGCGTTGCCGCTTCCGCACCTGCTACCCGACCGAAGTGCTGCCACTGGATCTGGCCGCGCTGAACTACTCGGTGAAGGGCGACGGCTCGCTGCTCAGCCTGCGTCTGGAAATGAGCGCTGACGGCCATCTCGGTGAGCTGGAACTGAGCAAACTGCGCCTGCACTTTGCCGGCGAGCGCTACATCAGCCAGATGTTGTACCTGAGCCTGCTGCGCAACCTCGACGGCATCGAGCTGATCCCGCTCGACGGCGCAGGCAAGCCGATCGATGGCGTCAGCGGCAAGCCAATGGCGTTCAAGATCCCCGGCGACCGAGTGAAACCGGTGGGTTTTGCCGAAGAAGAGGCGTTGATCCCGTATCCGCTGAACACCTTCCGTGGCTATCGCTATTTGCAGGAATACTTCGCCTTCCAGGACAAATTCCTGTTCGTCGACGTCAACGGCCTCGACATCCTCAAGGCGTTGCCGGAAGACACGCTCAAGCAAATGCGCGGCCTTGAATTGCGCTTCGACATTCGCAAGAGCGGCATCATGCGCATGCGTCCGACCTTGGACAACGTGAAGCTGTTCTGCACGCCGATTGTGAACCTGTTCGAGCACGACGCATTGCCGATCCGTCTCGACGGCAAGCAGGACGAATACCTGCTGCTGCCGGCGGAGTTCGATCTGGAAAACTGCGGCGTGTTCTCGGTGGAAACCGTCACTGGCTGGAAGCCCGGCGGTCTCGGTTATCAGGAATACGTGCCGTTCGAGTCCTTCGAGCACGACCCGAGTTTCGACGTGCCCAACAGCCGTCCGCATTACAGCATCCGCCAGCGTTCGTCCTTGCTGCACGACGGCCTCGACACTTACCTGAGCTTCGGCATCCGCCACACCGAAGCCCACGAAACCCTGTCGATCGAGCTGATGTGCACGAATCAGAACCTGCCGAAAAAGCTCAAGCTCGGCGACATCTGCATGGCCAGCGAGCAGACCCCGGAATTCCTCAGTTTCCGCAACATCACCCCGGCCACCCCGAGTTTCGCGCCGCCGCTGAACCGTGACTTCCTGTGGAAGCTGATCAGCAACATGTCGCTTAACTATCTGTCGCTGGCGGACGTCAATGCGTTGAAGGTGATTCTGGAAACCTACGACCTGCCGCGCTACTACGACCAGCACGCGGAGAAGGTCAGCAAGCGCCTGCTCGGCGGCCTCAAGCACATCAAACATCATCACGTCGACCGGCTGCATCGCGGTCTGCCGGTGCGCGGTTTGCGCACCGAACTGACCATCGACCCGGAAGGCTATATCGGCGAGGGCGATCTGTTCGTCTTCGCTTCGGTTCTCAACGAGTTTTTCGCGCTTTACGCCAGTCTCAATTCATTCCATGAGCTGCGGGTAAAAAGCACACAGGGAGAGGTGTACCAATGGACACCACGTATGGGCCTGCAGCCCCTGCTTTAA
- the tssG gene encoding type VI secretion system baseplate subunit TssG, translating into MDTTYGPAAPALSGLTKVIREYSLFQAVLLVIDRLREAHPHLSEDDLYDQVEFQANPSLGFPRSDVDRVEFFEEHGKMRARVRFNLIGLVGSGSPLPAFYGEQALGDSEDGNPTRNFLDLFHHRLQRLMLPIWRKYRYRASFQSGAIDPFSAQLFALIGLGGDEIRKAKELNWKRLLPYLGLLSLRAHSAALIEAVLRYYFKHEDLVIEQCIERRVEILEEQRNRLGRANSLLGEDLVLGEHVRDRSGKFRIHITELDWQRFHEFLPIGFGYQPLCALVRFTLRDPLDYDIRLVLRQEEIRELRIGEQNACRLGWTSWLGREKADGVVTLGSKIH; encoded by the coding sequence ATGGACACCACGTATGGGCCTGCAGCCCCTGCTTTAAGCGGGCTGACCAAGGTAATACGCGAGTACTCGCTGTTTCAGGCCGTGCTGCTGGTGATCGACCGGCTGCGCGAGGCCCACCCGCATCTGAGCGAAGACGATCTGTACGACCAGGTCGAGTTCCAGGCCAACCCGAGCCTGGGCTTTCCGCGCAGCGACGTCGATCGCGTGGAGTTTTTCGAAGAGCACGGCAAGATGCGCGCGCGCGTGCGTTTCAACCTGATCGGCCTGGTCGGCTCCGGTTCGCCGTTGCCGGCGTTCTACGGCGAGCAGGCCTTGGGCGACAGCGAGGACGGCAACCCGACGCGCAATTTCCTTGATCTGTTCCATCATCGCCTGCAACGGCTGATGCTGCCGATCTGGCGCAAGTACCGTTACCGCGCGAGCTTCCAGAGCGGCGCGATCGACCCGTTCTCCGCGCAGCTGTTTGCCCTGATCGGCCTGGGCGGCGACGAGATCCGCAAGGCCAAGGAACTCAACTGGAAACGCCTGCTGCCGTACCTCGGCCTGCTCAGCCTGCGGGCGCACTCGGCCGCGTTGATCGAAGCCGTGCTGCGTTACTACTTCAAGCACGAAGACCTGGTCATCGAGCAGTGCATCGAGCGCCGCGTGGAAATTCTCGAGGAGCAGCGCAATCGTTTGGGCCGCGCCAACAGCCTGCTCGGCGAAGACCTGGTGCTGGGCGAACACGTGCGCGACCGCAGCGGCAAATTCCGTATCCACATTACTGAACTCGACTGGCAGCGATTCCATGAATTCCTGCCCATCGGTTTCGGCTACCAGCCGCTCTGCGCACTGGTGCGGTTCACCTTGCGTGACCCGCTCGACTACGACATTCGCCTGGTTCTGCGCCAGGAAGAAATCCGCGAACTGCGCATCGGTGAGCAGAACGCCTGTCGCCTCGGTTGGACCAGTTGGCTGGGCCGCGAAAAAGCGGACGGCGTGGTGACCCTGGGCAGCAAAATTCATTAA
- the tssH gene encoding type VI secretion system ATPase TssH, producing the protein MINVDLQQLIQALDAETRRDLERSAERCVARGGSKILVEDLLLGLLERPNGLLSRALQDADVDAGELTAALQSRVEHSASRNPVFAPELVQWLQDALLVANLELGQTQVEDAALILALLRNPMRYAGSRYQPLLAKLNIDRLKEFALSQQEQPAANGKPAAQGESLLQRFTHNLTQQARDGKLDPVLCRDGAIRQMVDILARRRKNNPIVVGEAGVGKTAIVEGLASRIAAGEVPQVLKGVELLSLDMGLLQAGASVKGEFERRLKGVIDEVKASPKPIILFIDEAHTLIGAGGNAGGSDAANLLKPALARGELRTIAATTWAEYKKYFEKDPALARRFQPVQLHEPTVSEAVTILRGLAQVYEKSHGIYLRDDAVVSAAELSARYLAGRQLPDKAVDVLDTACARVRISLAAAPESLERLRGELAEGGRQRQALRRDAEAGLLIDHEALDALEARLDEAENEMVALETLWTEQKALAERLLELRQQLAKAREAAAVEPTVSVEEDAEGTVIETVVAEVEEDQSVEALEAQLHETHAALTAAQVKERLVSFEVCPRLVAEVISAWTGVPLAQLAREHNAKVASFATDLRTRIRGQEQAVHALDRSMRATAAGLNKPDAPVGVFLLVGPSGVGKTETALALADLLYGGDRFITTINMSEFQEKHTVSRLIGAPPGYVGYGEGGMLTEAVRQKPYSVVLLDEVEKADPDVLNLFYQIFDKGVANDGEGREIDFRNTLILMTSNLGSDKISDLCEDGARPTAEVLEETIRPVLSKHFKPALLARMKVVPYYPVGGPVLRELIEIKLGRLGERLNRRQLDFSWCQNLVDHLSERCTQSESGARLIDHLLDQHVLPLVADRLLDAMATGESLKRVHATLDGNASVMCEFA; encoded by the coding sequence ATGATCAACGTAGACCTGCAACAACTCATCCAGGCGCTGGACGCCGAAACCCGTCGTGATCTGGAACGTTCGGCCGAGCGTTGCGTCGCCCGTGGCGGCAGCAAGATTCTTGTCGAGGACTTGCTGCTGGGCCTGCTGGAGCGTCCGAACGGCTTGCTCAGCCGCGCCCTGCAAGATGCTGACGTCGATGCCGGTGAACTGACCGCTGCACTACAATCGCGGGTCGAGCACAGCGCTTCGCGCAACCCGGTGTTCGCCCCGGAACTGGTGCAATGGCTGCAAGATGCGCTGCTGGTGGCCAACCTTGAGCTGGGCCAGACCCAGGTTGAAGACGCCGCGCTGATTCTGGCTTTGCTGCGTAACCCGATGCGTTATGCCGGCAGCCGTTATCAGCCGCTGCTCGCCAAGCTGAACATCGATCGCCTGAAAGAATTTGCCCTGTCGCAACAGGAGCAACCGGCGGCCAATGGCAAACCGGCCGCACAGGGCGAATCACTGTTGCAGCGCTTCACCCACAACCTGACCCAACAGGCCCGCGACGGCAAACTCGACCCGGTGCTGTGCCGTGACGGTGCGATCCGGCAGATGGTCGACATCCTTGCCCGTCGTCGCAAGAACAACCCGATCGTCGTCGGTGAGGCCGGTGTCGGTAAAACCGCCATTGTCGAAGGTCTGGCATCGCGCATCGCTGCCGGTGAAGTGCCGCAGGTGCTTAAGGGTGTCGAATTGCTGTCGCTGGACATGGGCCTGTTGCAGGCCGGCGCCAGCGTCAAAGGTGAGTTCGAGCGCCGTTTGAAAGGCGTGATCGACGAAGTCAAGGCTTCGCCGAAACCGATCATTTTGTTCATCGACGAAGCCCACACTCTGATCGGCGCTGGCGGCAACGCTGGCGGTTCCGACGCGGCCAACCTGCTGAAACCGGCGCTGGCCCGTGGCGAACTGCGCACCATCGCCGCGACCACCTGGGCCGAGTACAAGAAATACTTCGAGAAAGATCCGGCACTGGCCCGTCGTTTCCAGCCAGTGCAACTGCACGAACCCACCGTCAGCGAAGCGGTGACCATTCTGCGTGGTCTGGCCCAGGTCTACGAGAAGAGCCACGGCATTTACCTGCGCGATGACGCGGTGGTGTCCGCCGCCGAATTGTCCGCGCGTTATCTGGCCGGTCGGCAACTGCCGGACAAGGCCGTCGATGTGCTCGACACCGCGTGTGCCCGCGTACGCATCAGCCTCGCGGCTGCTCCGGAAAGTCTGGAGCGCCTGCGCGGGGAACTGGCTGAAGGTGGCCGTCAGCGCCAGGCCTTGCGTCGCGATGCCGAGGCTGGTCTGCTGATCGACCACGAGGCGCTGGACGCACTGGAAGCGCGGCTGGACGAAGCCGAAAACGAAATGGTCGCGCTGGAAACCTTGTGGACTGAGCAGAAAGCTTTGGCCGAGCGCCTGCTGGAGCTGCGTCAGCAACTGGCCAAGGCCCGCGAAGCCGCAGCCGTCGAGCCGACCGTCAGCGTTGAAGAAGACGCCGAAGGCACTGTGATTGAGACCGTGGTCGCCGAAGTCGAAGAAGACCAAAGCGTCGAAGCGCTGGAAGCTCAGCTGCATGAAACCCACGCCGCGCTGACCGCTGCGCAAGTCAAAGAACGTCTGGTCAGTTTCGAAGTGTGCCCGCGTCTGGTCGCCGAAGTGATCAGCGCCTGGACCGGCGTGCCATTGGCGCAACTGGCCCGCGAGCACAACGCCAAGGTCGCCAGTTTCGCTACCGATCTGCGCACGCGTATCCGTGGTCAGGAACAAGCCGTGCACGCACTGGATCGCTCGATGCGCGCCACCGCTGCCGGTCTGAACAAGCCTGACGCACCGGTCGGTGTGTTCCTGTTGGTCGGCCCGAGCGGCGTCGGCAAGACCGAAACCGCGCTGGCCCTGGCTGACCTGCTGTACGGCGGCGATCGCTTCATCACCACCATCAACATGTCCGAGTTCCAGGAGAAGCACACCGTCTCGCGCCTGATCGGTGCACCGCCGGGCTACGTCGGTTACGGCGAGGGCGGCATGCTCACCGAAGCCGTGCGCCAGAAGCCTTACTCGGTGGTACTGCTTGATGAAGTCGAGAAGGCTGACCCGGACGTGCTCAACCTGTTCTACCAGATCTTCGACAAGGGCGTGGCCAACGACGGCGAAGGTCGCGAGATCGATTTCCGCAACACGCTGATCCTGATGACCTCGAATCTGGGTAGCGACAAGATCAGCGACCTCTGCGAAGACGGCGCGCGGCCAACCGCCGAAGTGCTCGAAGAAACCATTCGCCCGGTGCTCAGCAAGCACTTCAAACCGGCGCTGCTGGCGCGGATGAAAGTAGTGCCGTACTACCCGGTGGGCGGCCCGGTGCTGCGCGAGCTGATCGAGATCAAACTCGGCCGTCTCGGCGAGCGCCTGAACCGTCGCCAGCTGGATTTCAGCTGGTGCCAGAACCTTGTCGATCATCTGTCCGAGCGCTGCACGCAAAGCGAAAGCGGCGCGCGCCTGATCGACCATCTGCTCGATCAGCACGTGCTGCCGCTGGTGGCCGATCGTCTGCTCGATGCCATGGCGACCGGCGAAAGTCTCAAGCGTGTGCATGCCACGCTCGACGGCAACGCCAGCGTGATGTGCGAGTTCGCCTGA
- a CDS encoding sigma-54 interaction domain-containing protein codes for MFTQVPQPLVYAEALLAQFASLSRAADGAALLGEFVRGLAELSGCELTQLYLLDATHTCLGMNAECLDGALQPRQAASLPADYNGEQLLQFALCQNRVVCLDDLSASLHETSFLPAATAPWQSLLCVPLVNQHKAVEGLLLCASHRRTDLQGFAYSLGQLGSFVLGQLHLLQRLRQPLAESATVTRSVPSISGYGLIGKSAAMRQTYSLISKVLHSPYTVLLRGETGTGKEVVARAIHDCGPRRSQAFIVQNCAAFPENLLESELFGYRKGAFTGADRDRAGLFDAANGGTLLLDEIGDMPLPLQAKILRVLQEGEIRPLGSNDTHKIDVRIIAATHRDLAVLVSEGKFREDLYYRLAQFPIELPALRQREGDILDLARHFAEKTCTFLQRDPVRWSDAALEHLCGYTFPGNVRELKALVERAVLLCEGGELLAEHFSLRLEPMPEDNSGLNLRERLEQVERTLLLDCLRKNDGNQTLAARELGLPRRTLLYRLGRLNINLGDFDG; via the coding sequence ATGTTCACTCAGGTGCCGCAGCCACTGGTCTACGCCGAAGCGTTGCTGGCGCAGTTCGCCAGTCTGTCGCGGGCGGCGGACGGTGCTGCGTTGCTGGGTGAATTCGTCCGAGGTCTGGCTGAACTGAGCGGTTGCGAATTGACTCAGCTGTACCTGCTCGACGCCACTCACACCTGCCTGGGGATGAACGCCGAGTGCCTCGACGGCGCGCTGCAACCGCGCCAGGCGGCGAGTCTGCCGGCGGATTACAACGGTGAGCAACTGCTGCAATTCGCCCTGTGCCAGAACCGCGTGGTGTGCCTTGATGACCTGAGCGCCAGCCTGCACGAGACCAGTTTCCTGCCGGCGGCGACCGCGCCGTGGCAGTCGTTGTTGTGCGTGCCGCTGGTCAATCAGCACAAGGCGGTTGAAGGTCTGTTGCTGTGCGCCAGCCACCGTCGCACCGACCTGCAAGGCTTTGCCTATTCCCTCGGCCAGCTCGGCTCGTTCGTGCTCGGTCAGTTGCATTTGCTGCAACGCCTGCGCCAGCCGTTGGCTGAATCGGCCACGGTCACGCGCAGTGTGCCGAGCATCAGTGGCTACGGTTTGATCGGCAAAAGCGCGGCAATGCGCCAGACCTACTCGCTGATCAGCAAAGTCTTGCACAGCCCATACACCGTGCTGTTGCGCGGTGAGACCGGTACCGGCAAGGAAGTCGTTGCGCGGGCGATTCACGATTGCGGCCCGCGTCGTTCTCAGGCGTTCATCGTGCAGAACTGCGCGGCGTTCCCGGAAAACCTCTTGGAAAGCGAACTGTTTGGCTACCGCAAAGGCGCCTTCACTGGCGCCGATCGCGATCGCGCCGGGCTGTTTGACGCGGCCAATGGCGGCACGCTGCTGCTCGATGAAATCGGCGACATGCCGCTGCCGCTGCAAGCGAAGATTTTGCGCGTGTTGCAAGAAGGCGAAATCCGTCCGCTGGGCTCCAACGACACGCACAAGATCGACGTGCGCATCATCGCCGCGACGCACCGTGATCTGGCGGTGCTGGTCAGCGAAGGCAAATTCCGCGAGGACTTGTACTACCGCCTCGCGCAATTCCCGATCGAGCTACCGGCCCTGCGTCAGCGCGAAGGCGACATCCTCGATCTGGCCCGTCACTTCGCCGAGAAAACCTGCACCTTCTTGCAACGCGATCCGGTGCGCTGGTCGGACGCCGCGCTGGAACACCTGTGCGGCTACACCTTCCCCGGCAACGTCCGCGAGCTGAAGGCACTGGTCGAACGCGCGGTGCTTTTATGCGAAGGCGGCGAGTTGCTCGCCGAGCATTTCTCGCTGCGTCTGGAACCGATGCCCGAGGACAACAGCGGCCTGAATCTGCGCGAACGGCTGGAGCAGGTCGAGCGCACTTTGCTACTCGATTGCCTGCGCAAGAACGACGGCAACCAGACCCTCGCCGCCCGCGAACTGGGCCTGCCGCGGCGCACACTGCTGTACCGCCTCGGGCGCCTGAATATCAATTTGGGTGACTTCGATGGTTGA
- the tagH gene encoding type VI secretion system-associated FHA domain protein TagH, translated as MELVFEMLNTKQFVPTESCQRTFKQAGGVIGRGEDCDWIIPDRKRHLSNHHAIVSYREGSFFLTDTSSNGVQDGGSGARLHKGEPVRIEHGSTYVLGDFEIRARLVRDPATFDGEVGRPRPAGSIIPDDAFLDLDPLNALEQQERVYSEIDELLAPNTKPEDSRQRADYARIDMESLMVPELIAAPVEPEPAPAPKAVERQSEGFWEHFGAALGVDVKGLSHDEREALALNAARLLRQSIGGLQQSLRTRSELKNELRLAQTTVQGTNKNPLKFAVDPSEALEILLQPSKPGHLPAEQAISRAFRDLQAHQVALLTASRAAVRGTLEHFSPEQLTLRFERDNKPLIATSGGRWRAFGRYHQALRQDDDWSERLLARDFAQAYEEQIRLISTLHTDHQG; from the coding sequence ATGGAATTGGTTTTCGAAATGCTGAACACCAAGCAGTTCGTGCCCACCGAGTCGTGCCAGCGGACCTTCAAACAGGCCGGCGGCGTGATCGGGCGGGGCGAGGACTGCGACTGGATCATCCCTGACCGCAAGCGTCACCTGTCCAACCACCACGCGATTGTCAGTTACCGCGAGGGCTCGTTCTTCCTCACCGACACCAGCAGCAACGGTGTCCAGGACGGCGGCAGCGGCGCGCGCCTGCACAAGGGCGAGCCGGTGCGCATCGAGCACGGCAGCACTTACGTTCTCGGCGACTTCGAGATACGCGCGCGACTGGTGCGCGATCCAGCCACCTTTGACGGCGAGGTCGGTCGCCCGCGGCCTGCCGGCAGCATCATTCCGGACGACGCGTTCCTCGACCTCGACCCGCTCAATGCCCTCGAACAGCAAGAGCGCGTGTACTCGGAAATTGACGAGCTGCTGGCGCCCAATACCAAGCCGGAAGACTCCCGTCAGCGCGCCGATTACGCACGCATCGACATGGAAAGCCTGATGGTGCCGGAGCTGATCGCTGCCCCCGTCGAACCTGAGCCTGCTCCGGCGCCCAAAGCCGTTGAGCGCCAGAGTGAAGGTTTCTGGGAGCATTTCGGTGCGGCGCTGGGCGTGGACGTCAAAGGCCTCAGCCACGACGAACGCGAAGCCTTGGCGCTCAACGCCGCGCGTCTGCTGCGGCAGAGCATCGGTGGTTTGCAGCAGAGCCTGCGCACCCGCTCGGAGCTGAAAAACGAATTGCGTCTGGCCCAGACCACCGTACAAGGCACCAACAAGAATCCACTGAAATTCGCTGTTGATCCGAGTGAAGCACTGGAGATTCTGTTGCAGCCAAGCAAGCCCGGGCACCTGCCGGCCGAGCAAGCGATTTCCCGCGCGTTCCGCGACTTGCAGGCGCACCAAGTGGCCTTGCTGACCGCCAGCCGCGCCGCCGTACGCGGCACTCTGGAGCATTTTTCGCCAGAGCAACTGACCCTGCGTTTCGAGCGCGACAACAAGCCGTTGATCGCTACCTCGGGCGGGCGCTGGAGAGCGTTCGGCCGCTATCACCAGGCCCTGCGTCAGGACGATGACTGGAGCGAGCGTCTGCTGGCTCGCGACTTCGCCCAGGCCTACGAAGAACAGATCCGCCTGATCTCCACCCTCCACACCGACCACCAAGGATGA
- the tssJ gene encoding type VI secretion system lipoprotein TssJ, with protein sequence MSRRSTAFFKTLTALTLLVLLAGCSSLSPYSKVTKLNLKLTGSDQLNPDLNGRPSPIVVRLFELKHPVTFENADFFSLYERAKESLNPDLVASEELELRPGETVEMKLSVEEGSRYVGVLAAYRDLPETQWRYTVQITPLELTEADLTLDQAGIRNTQQVLAKADD encoded by the coding sequence ATGTCTCGCCGCTCGACCGCTTTTTTCAAGACGCTGACTGCGCTCACCTTATTGGTGCTGCTTGCCGGTTGCTCGTCGCTGTCGCCGTATTCGAAAGTGACCAAGCTCAACCTCAAGCTGACCGGCAGCGATCAGCTCAACCCGGACCTCAACGGTCGTCCGTCGCCGATTGTCGTGCGCCTGTTCGAACTCAAGCACCCGGTGACCTTCGAAAATGCTGACTTCTTCAGCCTCTACGAGCGCGCCAAGGAATCCCTCAACCCGGATCTGGTGGCCAGCGAAGAACTCGAACTGCGCCCGGGTGAAACCGTGGAAATGAAGCTCAGCGTGGAGGAGGGCAGCCGTTACGTGGGCGTCCTCGCTGCCTACCGTGACCTGCCGGAAACGCAATGGCGCTACACCGTGCAGATCACTCCGCTGGAACTCACCGAGGCTGATCTGACCCTCGATCAGGCCGGTATCCGCAATACCCAACAAGTGCTCGCCAAGGCGGATGACTGA
- the tssK gene encoding type VI secretion system baseplate subunit TssK produces the protein MNTHKVIWQEGMLLRPQHFQHNDRYYDHQMKTRTQLLGGYTWGFLNLEIDLQFLNMGKLVISEASGILPDGSLFELGGNTEPLALDVPPNTGNTPIYLALPLVTGNHIEARRPEQSDVLARYTAYDAEVADSNAGDDSASQVSCGRPDFKLLLGEQQSDQAYVKLKICDVLDTTPDGVISLDPDFVPTYIQAHASSYLLSCLKEVISMLSHRGDTIAERIRSNGKVGGAEVGDFMMLQLINRTELLLRHYLGLEQVHPEELYRTLLTMLGDLATFSGESKRPRLDSRYSHADQGGSFRKLMEAIRQVLSMVLEQHAIELILQARQYGIIVSPLHDHKLLGSASFVLAASANCDSEELRHRLPAHLKVGPVERIRQLVNLHLPGIKVKPLPVAPRQIAFHSNKTYFILELSSEDLAQLERSGGFAFHVSGEFAELELKFWAIRN, from the coding sequence ATGAACACCCATAAAGTCATTTGGCAGGAAGGCATGCTGCTGCGACCGCAGCACTTCCAGCACAACGATCGTTATTACGATCACCAGATGAAAACCCGCACCCAGTTGCTCGGTGGCTACACCTGGGGTTTTCTCAATCTGGAGATCGACTTGCAATTCCTCAACATGGGCAAACTGGTGATCAGTGAAGCCTCGGGGATTCTGCCGGACGGCAGCCTGTTCGAACTCGGCGGCAACACCGAACCGCTGGCGCTGGACGTGCCGCCGAACACCGGCAACACGCCGATCTATCTGGCGCTGCCACTGGTCACCGGCAACCACATCGAGGCCCGTCGCCCGGAGCAATCCGACGTGCTGGCGCGTTACACAGCGTATGACGCCGAGGTGGCTGATTCCAACGCCGGCGACGACTCCGCCAGTCAGGTCAGTTGTGGGCGCCCGGACTTCAAACTGTTGCTCGGCGAGCAGCAGAGCGATCAGGCCTACGTGAAGCTGAAGATCTGCGACGTGCTCGACACCACGCCCGACGGTGTCATCAGCCTCGACCCGGATTTTGTGCCGACCTACATTCAGGCCCACGCTTCCAGCTATCTGCTGTCGTGCCTGAAAGAAGTCATCAGCATGCTCAGCCACCGCGGCGACACCATTGCCGAGCGGATTCGCTCCAACGGCAAGGTTGGTGGTGCCGAAGTCGGCGACTTCATGATGCTGCAACTGATCAACCGCACCGAACTGCTGCTGCGCCATTACCTCGGCCTTGAGCAGGTGCATCCCGAAGAGTTGTACCGCACGCTGCTGACCATGCTCGGCGATCTGGCGACCTTCTCCGGCGAGAGCAAACGCCCGCGTCTGGACAGCCGCTATTCCCACGCGGACCAGGGCGGCAGTTTCCGCAAACTGATGGAAGCGATCCGGCAGGTGCTGTCGATGGTGCTCGAGCAGCACGCCATCGAACTGATCCTGCAGGCGCGTCAGTACGGCATCATTGTGTCGCCGTTGCACGACCACAAACTGCTCGGCTCGGCCTCGTTCGTGCTGGCAGCCAGTGCCAACTGCGACTCCGAAGAACTGCGCCACCGCTTGCCGGCGCACCTCAAGGTCGGCCCGGTGGAGCGCATCCGCCAACTGGTCAACCTGCACCTGCCGGGGATCAAGGTCAAACCGTTGCCGGTGGCCCCACGGCAGATCGCGTTCCACTCGAACAAAACCTATTTCATCCTCGAACTCAGTTCCGAAGACCTGGCACAACTCGAGCGCTCCGGCGGTTTCGCGTTCCACGTGTCCGGCGAATTCGCCGAGCTTGAACTGAAATTCTGGGCCATCAGGAACTGA